A genomic stretch from Nerophis ophidion isolate RoL-2023_Sa linkage group LG14, RoL_Noph_v1.0, whole genome shotgun sequence includes:
- the lrrc8da gene encoding volume-regulated anion channel subunit LRRC8D has protein sequence MFTVSEFASLNDVQPTYRILKPWWDVFMDYLSLVMLMLAIFAMTMQITKDQVACLPLLEEPRQVKDSPLIHEVATAAVSTISLDSQDSKQANAYKNSPSASGINTNLDFQQYMFINQICYHLALPWYSKYFPYLILINTVILMVSSNFWFKFPKTSSKIEHFVSILGRCFESPWTTKAVSETACEDSEENKHRLSGTSFAHKASVEGTEDSSNAPASSTMPEGVVSADMPIAEAPIIMPILDKKDGEQAKALFEKVRRFRAHVEEDDFIYRFYAAQTIFKTVTFMTMISYTSSFLIQIEFIHICEVDVKALVGYERFFCTQNMAYMLDKMLICYIALMILYGIVCLYSLFWVFRGPLKEYSFEKVREESSFSDIPDVKNDFAFLFHMVDEYDQLYSKRFGVFLSEVSENKLREIGLNHEWTFKKARKCVTRNAQDQQELHLKNLFGLPNVVFDLTDLEVLKLEKIPEVRFSAKVSQMTSLRELHLYECPAKVEQTGFAFLRDHLYSLHVSFTDVAEIPTWVYLLRNLRELNLIGNLISEGNRTVGLESMRDLKHLKTLRLKNNLSKLPTNIADVSQHLIKLAVHNDGTKLTPPNGLKKMINLIELELISCELEKIPHSIFSLINLQELDMKSNNIRSIEETVSFQHLKRLTCLKLWHNKIIAIPSSIGLVKSLESLHVSHNKLETLPQALFKLPKLRHLDVDHNLITVFPEDVGLLLDLQHLDITSNKLEVLPKNLFKCTKLRVLCVGHNALTDLPESVGELVQLTRLELKDNCLCRLPSQLGNCRRLRRSGLVVEDQLYETLPPEVKESIGRDYNLASTSVL, from the coding sequence ATGTTCACAGTGTCCGAGTTTGCGTCCTTGAATGACGTACAACCGACGTACCGTATCCTGAAGCCATGGTGGGACGTCTTCATGGACTACCTGAGCCTGGTCATGCTGATGCTGGCCATTTTCGCCATGACCATGCAGATTACCAAAGACCAAGTCGCTTGCCTGCCTTTATTGGAGGAACCGCGTCAGGTAAAAGACTCCCCCCTCATTCATGAAGTTGCAACCGCAGCGGTGTCCACCATTTCTTTGGACTCCCAAGACAGCAAACAAGCAAACGCATACAAAAATTCGCCATCTGCTTCTGGGATCAATACCAATCTGGACTTTCAGCAGTATATGTTTATCAACCAAATATGTTATCATCTTGCCTTGCCCTGGTATTCCAAATACTTCCCCTACCTCATCCTCATCAACACCGTCATCCTGATGGTCAGCAGCAACTTCTGGTTCAAATTTCCTAAGACCAGCTCAAAAATTGAGCATTTTGTCTCAATCCTGGGTCGATGTTTTGAATCTCCTTGGACGACAAAGGCTGTGTCCGAAACGGCCTGTGAAGACTCTGAGGAGAACAAGCATAGGTTGAGCGGCACTTCTTTTGCACATAAGGCGTCTGTGGAGGGGACGGAGGATAGTTCAAACGCCCCCGCCAGCTCCACCATGCCCGAAGGGGTTGTCTCTGCTGATATGCCAATTGCAGAAGCCCCTATCATTATGCCAATCTTGGATAAAAAGGACGGAGAGCAGGCCAAAGCCCTGTTCGAGAAAGTGAGGAGGTTCCGCGCTCACGTGGAGGAAGACGATTTCATTTACAGGTTTTACGCAGCGCAGACTATTTTCAAAACGGTCACGTTCATGACCATGATTTCCTACACGTCAAGCTTCTTGATTCAAATTGAGTTCATACACATCTGTGAGGTGGACGTCAAAGCCTTGGTAGGGTACGAAAGGTTTTTTTGTACGCAAAACATGGCGTACATGTTGGACAAGATGCTCATTTGCTACATAGCTCTGATGATCCTGTATGGGATAGTGTGCCTCTACTCTCTCTTCTGGGTATTCCGAGGACCTCTGAAGGAGTATTCCTTTGAGAAGGTCAGGGAAGAGAGCAGCTTTAGTGACATTCCCGATGTCAAAAATGATTTTGCATTCCTCTTTCACATGGTTGACGAATATGATCAGCTCTACTCCAAACGCTTTGGCGTCTTCCTGTCAGAGGTAAGCGAGAACAAGCTGAGGGAGATTGGCCTCAATCACGAGTGGACCTTCAAAAAAGCCAGAAAGTGCGTGACTCGTAACGCACAAGACCAGCAGGAGCTGCATCTTAAGAATCTCTTTGGTCTACCGAATGTGGTTTTCGACCTcacagacttggaggtgctgaagcTGGAAAAGATCCCTGAGGTGAGATTCTCTGCTAAGGTGTCCCAGATGACCAGCCTGAGGGAGCTCCATCTCTACGAGTGTCCGGCCAAAGTGGAGCAGACCGGTTTTGCGTTCCTCAGGGACCATCTATACTCTCTGCATGTCAGCTTCACGGACGTCGCTGAGATCCCGACATGGGTCTACTTGCTCAGGAACCTGCGAGAGCTTAACCTCATCGGGAACTTGATCTCGGAAGGTAACAGGACGGTTGGTCTGGAGTCTATGCGGGACTTGAAGCACTTAAAGACGTTACGTCTGAAGAACAACCTCAGCAAATTACCCACAAACATTGCAGATGTGTCGCAGCACCTTATTAAGTTAGCGGTGCACAATGACGGCACGAAACTAACGCCGCCCAACGGTCTTAAAAAGATGATCAACCTCATCGAACTAGAGCTGATTAGTTGCGAGTTGGAGAAGATTCCTCACTCCATTTTCAGCTTGATCAACCTGCAGGAGCTTGATATGAAATCCAACAACATCCGATCGATAGAGGAGACCGTCAGCTTCCAGCACCTCAAGAGGCTAACGTGTCTCAAACTGTGGCACAACAAAATAATCGCAATCCCCTCATCCATCGGCCTAGTGAAGTCTTTGGAGTCTCTCCACGTCTCGCACAACAAactggagaccctgccccaggccTTGTTCAAGCTCCCTAAACTCCGACATTTGGATGTGGACCACAACCTCATCACGGTCTTTCCGGAGGATGTGGGTCTCCTGCTGGACCTGCAGCATCTGGACATCACTTCCAACAAGCTGGAGGTGTTGCCCAAGAATTTGTTCAAGTGCACCAAGCTGAGGGTGTTATGCGTGGGCCACAACGCCCTTACAGACCTGCCAGAATCCGTGGGTGAGCTGGTTCAGCTCACTCGTCTGGAGTTGAAAGACAACTGTCTCTGCAGGCTGCCTTCACAGCTGGGCAACTGCCGCCGGCTGCGCAGAAGCGGCCTGGTCGTGGAGGACCAACTCTACGAAACGCTACCTCCGGAAGTTAAAGAGAGCATCGGCCGAGACTACAACCTGGCCAGCACAAGTGTCTTATAG